A single window of Buteo buteo chromosome 15, bButBut1.hap1.1, whole genome shotgun sequence DNA harbors:
- the KIAA0408 gene encoding uncharacterized protein KIAA0408 homolog, producing MDLRKQLENTERNWNKEKMELLERFDNERKEWECQWKVMQKKIEELYQEVKLRRESNMNVHDNKAIQSKMLQLSMHSPTLEESDTVELNYQHNVANDRMEKGSLLSKTGHECKETRAKSRNNSLLMENLGFDREEPEDSLSIKTSKKNAKNYIGDLNVALKELARVSEELCSYQEEIRKKSNHRRMKSLPFLGEFEETQNTVILPEMNHVSSNESQTSVAFETEERNNRKNLMSSTKALKDMSYGGLTGDRGTDFRPWQKKEAPPVPPRSTSRHLTNSLSAVVQLSEAPIRDPGIKSNCKAQDCRIGRKLMNPSPINQNETAAACANEGQAVKGPVLVTAAIPITKNECNVPASFCHNTWAYDVGKLGKVHKSEPSPLSAQKSCSDGNMAQSNKMHQKQSPKSHSSPYYSNDFYAPATLHNDLLEESRYTLGKTQRNETLAAKIDEFNRTVFHTDKRNNALQENQVPQTASEDHKPCSPLCDSAVSRTETVNTSSVSNPKFSAAKEQETSNPSKAVRAAGQQKQINGLPNTSGYRHMLHEHDWRPSNLSGRPRSADSRSNYGVVEKLLKNYEKSAVTSPCNANCCKDKRTWANSEFTDGGCETLSQYLEMLQIEQGKQEFPRSSARHIGQQLKQGKERQKLPEQPVPHHCILSKSDPHHMPDKAF from the exons ATGGACCTGCGTAAACAACTGGAGAATACTGAGAGGAACTGGAATAAAGAGAAGATGGAATTGCTGGAGAGATTTGacaatgaaaggaaagaatggGAATGTCAATGGAAGgtcatgcagaagaaaatagaagag ctttacCAGGAGGTAAAACTTAGAAGGGAGAGCAACATGAACGTCCATGATAATAAGGCCATTCAGAGCAAGATGCTGCAGCTGTCCATGCATTCCCCTACTTTGGAAGAGAGTGACACAGTGGAGCTGAACTATCAACACAATGTGGCAAATGACAGGATGGAAAAAGGGAGTTTGCTCAGTAAAACAGGACATGAATGTAAAGAAACCAGAGCCAAGAGCAGAAATAATAGTCTGTTAATGGAAAATCTGGGCTTTGACCGTGAGGAACCTGAAGATAGCCTCAGCATCAAAACTTCCAAGAAAAATGCCAAGAATTATATTGGTGATCTCAATGTA gCTCTTAAGGAACTTGCCAGAGTCAGTGAAGAATTATGCAGCTATCAAGAGGAAATTCGAAAGAAGTCCAACCACAGAAG aatGAAGTCACTTCCTTTCCTGGGGGAATTTGAGGAAACCCAAAACACAGTTATTCTGCCTGAGATGAACCATGTGTCCAGCAATGAATCACAGACTTCAGTTGCTTTTGAAACAGAGGAACGTAATAATAGGAAGAATCTGATGAGCTCCACCAAGGCTTTGAAGGACATGTCTTATGGTGGTCTTACTGGCGACAGAGGAACAGACTTCAGACCTTGGCAAAAGAAAGAGGCTCCACCAGTTCCTCCACGGAGCACTTCTAGGCACCTAACAAACTCACTTTCTGCAGTTGTACAGCTTTCTGAAGCACCAATAAGAGATCCAGGCATCAAAAGCAATTGCAAGGCTCAGGACTGTAGGATTGGAAGGAAACTGATGAATCCTTCACCTATAAACCAGAATGAAACTGCAGCAGCCTGTGCAAATGAGGGGCAGGCTGTGAAAGGTCCTGTGCTGGTAACTGCTGCAATACCTATAACCAAAAATGAGTGCAATGTACCAGCAAGTTTCTGCCACAACACGTGGGCATATGATGTGGGCAAACTTGGAAAAGTCCATAAAAGTGAACCTTCCCCACTGTCAGCCCAAAAGAGTTGTTCAGATGGAAATATGGCCCAAAGCAACAAGATGCACCAGAAACAAAGTCCCAAGTCTCACAGCAGCCCTTATTACAGTAATGACTTTTATGCCCCTGCTACCCTGCACAATGATCTTTTGGAAGAATCTAGGTATACTTTGGGAAAGACccaaagaaatgaaactttAGCAGCAAAGATCGATGAGTTTAACCGGACTGTATTTCACACAGATAAACGTAACAATGCTCTGCAAGAAAACCAGGTGCCTCAAACAGCGTCAGAAGATCACAAACCCTGCAGCCCACTGTGTGACTCTGCTGTTAGCAGGACAGAAACTGTAAATACATCTTCTGTTTCAAATCCCAAATTCTCTGCAGCAAAGGAGCAAGAAACTAGCAACCCCAGCAAAGCTGTCAGAGCGGCGGggcaacaaaagcaaataaatggaCTTCCAAACACTAGTGGTTATAGGCACATGCTTCATGAGCATGACTGGAGACCAAGTAATTTATCCGGTCGCCCGCGTTCAGCTGACTCAAGGTCGAACTATGGTGTTGttgaaaagcttttgaaaaactaTGAAAAATCAGCAGTGACTTCTCCGTGTAATGCGAACTGCTGCAAAGATAAACGGACATGGGCAAATTCTGAATTCACCGATGGGGGTTGTGAGACATTGAGTCAGTATTTAGAAATGCTCCAGATTGAGCAAGGAAAGCAAGAATTTCCAAGGAGTTCAGCCAGGCATATTGGGCAGCAACTCaagcaaggaaaagagagacagaagttACCAGAG CAACCAGTTCCACACCATTGTATCTTGTCCAAGAGTGACCCCCACCACATGCCGGACAAAGCGTTTTGA